Within Spinacia oleracea cultivar Varoflay chromosome 4, BTI_SOV_V1, whole genome shotgun sequence, the genomic segment GTTGCGGCGAATTGAAACTATACGCGAGTATGCAGGTGAGAATTGCTAATTTCTTGTCTTTTAGTTTTTATTGAGAATATTCTGGAACTTGGATTTTGTTAAATTGAGAACATGAAACTTCAATTCTGTGATTTCCTGTTTTTCTAAATTTGATGATATGATTCCTTTAGCTGATGTGGGTGTCTGTTTATTTGTGGTTTTAGTTCTATCTTGTAACATGACATTTGCATTGAAGATTATATTCCTTCCAATTATGGTGTATTCACATTTTGCTGCTCTCTTTAGTAAATGAATGGATTTCACACCCGAATTTTCTCTTTTAGCAATGCTGACATATTAGTGGTTCAATCGTGCTTGTTAAGATCAGTGGATTGGTAAATAAGACAAGCATCGTGAAATGGATCGGAGGTAATAGGTTCGCTTCTTGAGAATGCATGATCAAATAGGGTTTTAGGACAGTCCTTTGAAAAGGATTGGGGTAATAGGGCAGTCATTGTGAAATGGATTGGGGTAATAGAAACGCCAAGGTTGTTATTGGTAAtctttgggattttttttggttttgttagTAAAGTACTTTTTGTTCATATTGTGATTGTAATTTGTTGAGTGCCTTGTTGGATTTCATGTAGAATGTCGATATGtagttctttttgtttgttttcggATGATAGTATGTTTGGTCAATGAAAGGTTATGTATGGGGTTTGAGAATGCCAAATGTAGACATTGTTCACCCTCTTTTGTGGTGCTTCTCTTTCTAGACAATGTTGTAGATTTATTGGCAGGTGTGAGAAGTACTGCTGAACAGTTTTGGACAGTTTATAGCCGCATTAGAAGTAATGCTTGAAATCCCCCTCATATTGTCAATGAATATGTATATGGAAGTGGACTATCTGAATATTATCTATATATCTGCTGTCACAAGACTCACAatataatactccgtagtaCATTGGTGGATCGGTGCAGATTTGCATTATGCATAGttactttgtaacaccccgtatGCTTTGTCAAGGACATGTCAGATATCAAATATCTAGTAATGGTTGAAATTCCACTCTCTAATTTTGCTTGATTTCTGACTGGAGATTTTCTTCAGCTTGCTTGTCCTACTTAGGATGGCCTCCAAAAGTTATTACTTAGGATGGCCTACTTAGGGAAAGCGAGCTGTTACCTTCTCGTTAAGGAGTATTTAGACATTTTTTTGTTATATGCTTGCTTAACTTACTGTTAATTATGTTAAAAATTTAGGGGTTGCCCTAAAGTTGGAAACACTGGTTGGAGATCTAGAGGATGCTGTATCTGCTGTGAATCGACGCACTGGATATACGTTTTCAAAATTTGATCCAAGTCCATCCCCAGGAGTAATGATCGACTTTGCTCTGTTCTCTCTCCTTTCATGTATGTGCATGTAGACATAAATGATAAGTATTTAATTTTACAACATAAGATGAAAAGAACTGAAGAAAACAAACATTGGAACCGTTACAAATTAACATACTTCTTTTTTATGGAACTGCAGAATCTTCATGCAAAGTTAGACAATGTACATAGGGCTGCAAATGCCATAAAAGATATCGAGAAGCTTCTATTGGGTGTACTGAAAGATCATCCTCAATGGTGCAACCTTTTGAAGGCTGTTGATGCAAGAGTGGATAAGACGTTGGGCGTGATTAGGCCACAGGTAATTGCCGATCACCGAAGTCTTCTAGCTTATCTAGGATGGCCTCCCAAATTTTTGGCGTCAAACACACAATATGGCGAGTCAACAGGCATCCCAAATCCCTTAGTTCTCATGCAAGGAGAAAAGAAGCAAAGCTATTCACAAAGTTTTCTAGCACTTTGTGCATTGCAGCATGTGCAGATTTTGAGGGAAGAACGGCACCTTATTTTGTTgggaaaaaagaaagaagaaacttTGAGGCTTTGGGCCATTGATGAACTGGTATCTTCAATCGCATCAAGGATTGAACATCATTTCCTCAAATGGATTGATCAACCTGAACTTATGTTTGCTCTTGTTTATAAAATTACTCGGGATTTTATCGAAGGAGTGGATGATGTTTTGCAGCCTTTAATCGACGAGGCGAGGCTAGTCAGCTGTAGTGCTAAGGAAGCTTGGGTGTCGGCAATGGTGCAAGTTCTTTCTGGATTCTTGGGTAAAAAAGTTTTCCCAGTTCTTGTTGGAAGATACAAGGAGAAAAGCACTAAAACCGATGCTATTTCTTCATGGCTTCATCTGATTGATGAAATTGTGAGATTTGATAAACGTATGCAATCGTTTATCAGTTCAGAAACATATCTTTTCCCGGGTTCATCAGCAAGTATGTCAGCATTGTCTTCATTTTGTGATAGACCCGACTGGGTTAATATCTGGGCTAAGATAGAACTAAAGGATGCATGGAATAAACTAAAACCAGAACTCAAAGATGAACGAGCTTGGTCTACTGATCATAAGTTAAAGACAGAAAATGAAAATGATCAGTACTTTTTATCTACTAGAGAAGATCATAAAGCTCCTTTAGCTGCAGAATATGCTCTTAAAACAGCTTGGGAACTGATGCAACGGTGCAAGACTTTACCAGGAACTGCACGTCGAATACAGTTCATCCGATCAGCACCCGGAAAATTCCTATGGCGTTTCTTTAAACTTTTGATTTCGAGGCATAAAAGTGCTAACTTTCCTGCTTATGATGCTGAGGAAAACCTAGTGAAAGTCTGTCAATTGATCAATGCAGCTAGGTATTCCGAATTCAAGTTGCAAGAATGGAGTGATGATGTTGATCTTTTGGAGCTGAGAATTGTTGAAAAGGGACTAACTCTTGATCCTAAGCTCGACGCAACGCATGTTAGTTGCTTCTTTGAAGAACAGATTGGGAGCTTAGTTGAGATGCAGACAACTTGGCTCATGGAGTTCATCACTCACGTTCTCCATCAATTTGAAAACCACTCGTACTACTACTTCCATAACGTGGAACAATTTGAGCAAGTTAGAACAACTCCAATGGTGAGCTACTAAGTTTGTCACGTCAAGTTTCTAGCTACatttaaaccattaattttcACATTGGTTGACTATAATACCTTGTCGCtccctataatatttaatttaaacaagttatttcTTTTTTCCCTTTCTTATGGTCAAAATAGCTACAAGAttttaatactccctccttATTATTTTATGAGTCACACTTACCATTTCCGaccgtattttattaggagtcacatttctatttttagtaacttttccccctacctaattatttaatatatctaatttcctCTTGGTACCGCCATTACAATAAACTCCGTCTCTATTTtgattaaaaatatttttccaTCATATTTTTTCTAGTATTTGTTTATTCGTATCTGGGCTCAAGTGATTCACCGAAGCGCCCAACTTGTTGCTTATGTCATTGATGTACCAATACCTGCTCacatgttttttatttttttgaccaGATCCCTTTTTTAACCAGCGGAGTTGCTCTTACTGAAGGAGATACAACTCTATCTGATGATCTTGTTGAAGCACTTGATTATTTGAGAAGCCAACTTCTTCTAATCAAAGAATATCTTAACCCTAACGACTTCTTGGATACGTGGAGAAGTATAGCTGACGGACTCGACCATTTCACATTCCGCAGTCTTCTCTCTGTTAATGCTCGATTCTCTGACAATGGAGCTAAACAGTTCAGAATTGATATGGAAGGTTTGTTCTTTGCTTTCAAGGGTTTATGTGCTCGTCCTGAAGCCTTTTTCCCGCGTATTAGGGATTTGCTCAAGCTGTTGAAACTGAGTAAAAAGGAAGTACAGGATCTGAAGTCCGAACTTTTAGACCATGCGAAATGTTCTGATTGTTTGTTAACTTACAGTATTTCCAGTTTATCTGTTGATCAGACATTAGAGATATTGAATAACAGGACATTTTCCGTCTGAATCAGAAATTCGAACAACTCTGTTTACCTGAGTAAGGGTCGTTTTAGATTCAGaaacaagcaaattcatggcttGAAATGCTGGAGTATTTTCATGTGGCGTAACCGTGTAAGTATGCTAACTTCCATGTATAGTATGATTTCACCTAATTGGTTTTCCAAAAGTATTTTACTACTATTATCAGTCGTTTCGGGTCTGTTCGAtatcgttttttgtttttcgttttttgttttttgtaaaactaaaaaccaaaatatgaaaccaCAAAAGTTTGCAGTTTTTTCGCTGTCAGTTTTCAAGAGAAACGAGAAACTATATGTATAACTACTCTGTATTTTTTAGTAGTTCATGATTTaatctaaatcatatgactttaaaaatccaaaaaaattaaatattggaAACTGACAGTGGTTACCGAACAAACTCTTCATTACGTACATGAATAACATTCCTCTTTTGCCATATTGGCACAAGAAAGTGTGGGAGTAGGATCTTCAAGATTCCTGTTGGACCTACCATAGAGAGTTCACAAGTGATGCTAGACATGTGAGTACTGATACTCAATATCTCAGTGATAAAGAGTGTGGGATTCGAGTCCTTTTCAAGACATTATATTGAGAATGTTCATTGAATGTGTAAAGTCGAAGATTCCATAGCCACAATTAAAAAAACTAGTGTATAGCCTGGGCTATGCACCGAGTTTTTACTTTGAACAAGTGTTACTTCGGATTAGAAGAGAGGTGACATAAGCTGACTCCTATCTAATCTTACTTCAATGTCAAACACCGATACAAGCGAAAGCGATTTATGAATATTTGTTGTACTttgctcaaggctattttcacTCTGTCACGTGTTTTGTCATGTCGGGTCgtgcttttttcaaaaaaatatggTCGGGCCCAACTCGACTACCCATGGtccatttcttgcttgtgttgGGCTGTGCGTTTTTCGTGCCCATGCGAGCCGTGCTTTTTTCATTTTGGGTTGTGTTGTGCCTTGTCCTGACCTTACCCAGTGCCAtctttaaatatgcataaatctaTCTTTCAACTAAACAAAAATGTTGTTAGCAATTATTCTAACTTTAATTGATGTCTAACACCAATACAAGCGAAGGCGATTCATGAATTTTACCGTACTTTAAGATCATAAGAGAGGACGAAGACGAAGATTGTCCTTTTTCAATCAAATCATTGTTAAATACTCATTAGTAACACTATTCCACTTTTGTACTTCGTATTACTTCGTTAATCCATAACAAAATCGCAAGTCGATCAGCATTACCCCGATCTCTTCCCTCTATGAAATCAACTCCAAGAATGGCCCATGAACATATAGTAATAGTACACCGATACAAGTAAATGCATAAATTTACGCGGTGAATATCGAAAAGACTAAAATATCAAAATCACACTCCTTTTGCATTTCATTATCTCACAATCCGTAACAAAATCACACGTCGATCAACATTACCCCAATCCTCCACCCAATCAACCCCAAGAATGGGCCAAGAACATGAAGTAATAGTATGAAATATAATGGCACAATTACCACATGGCCCAAATCTAAAAAAAGAAAGACCGAAAGAGGAAAGTATTTATAGTAAGGTCCATCTTTTTGttgctcttcttcttcttccccaaTTCTGCTGCTACTATACTATCGCTTTCCCTTTGGTTTCAGCATGCCATAGCTGCATaccctctttttctctctcctcaactcgTCTTCCACAAAACCCTAATTCAATTCAATGACGGCAGCAGCTATTGGCCAGATCAATTTGCAGGAATTACCGACTTATGGCTCCCGCAGCGTCGATTGTTTCCAGAAATTGGAACAAATTGGGGAAGGCACTTACGCGTAATCATCCTCACTCTCTTTCCTCTTTATTCAATTATTGATTTTATGATTCGATTATGCTGTTGATTTTTcgtttaatttgtttttaattaaataagtagGGTTCGACATGAATTTTCTTTTGGTATGAATCTGAATTGTGGGATTTGAAAGGGC encodes:
- the LOC110783380 gene encoding RINT1-like protein MAG2L, whose protein sequence is MENLGDEFVLPKLNEIPEKTLGFINNQGFKFNPLENPSKFEDLAIELNTNCAHLQTHLQNLHKSLGKLLISWGSRSIRAKSSLQDFTINLENLSIISSYCGNREQSRSFEQIVGNDLPHIAKELRRIETIREYAGVALKLETLVGDLEDAVSAVNRRTGYTFSKFDPSPSPGNLHAKLDNVHRAANAIKDIEKLLLGVLKDHPQWCNLLKAVDARVDKTLGVIRPQVIADHRSLLAYLGWPPKFLASNTQYGESTGIPNPLVLMQGEKKQSYSQSFLALCALQHVQILREERHLILLGKKKEETLRLWAIDELVSSIASRIEHHFLKWIDQPELMFALVYKITRDFIEGVDDVLQPLIDEARLVSCSAKEAWVSAMVQVLSGFLGKKVFPVLVGRYKEKSTKTDAISSWLHLIDEIVRFDKRMQSFISSETYLFPGSSASMSALSSFCDRPDWVNIWAKIELKDAWNKLKPELKDERAWSTDHKLKTENENDQYFLSTREDHKAPLAAEYALKTAWELMQRCKTLPGTARRIQFIRSAPGKFLWRFFKLLISRHKSANFPAYDAEENLVKVCQLINAARYSEFKLQEWSDDVDLLELRIVEKGLTLDPKLDATHVSCFFEEQIGSLVEMQTTWLMEFITHVLHQFENHSYYYFHNVEQFEQVRTTPMIPFLTSGVALTEGDTTLSDDLVEALDYLRSQLLLIKEYLNPNDFLDTWRSIADGLDHFTFRSLLSVNARFSDNGAKQFRIDMEGLFFAFKGLCARPEAFFPRIRDLLKLLKLSKKEVQDLKSELLDHAKCSDCLLTYSISSLSVDQTLEILNNRTFSV